The sequence TTCCCCTCTGCCGGCGTGGCCTACCTCATGGGCGAGCGCCTGGGCAAGACTGATATGCGCGATCTTCGCGCGGCCATCGGTATTTCTTCCGCCGCCGTGCAACACCGCATCCCGGACGGCGAGCGCGTCGATGACCTTGTGATCTCTGCCGGATATGCCGTGCTGGGCCGATGGCGCGAGGACTACCAGGATATGGACTTCTCCCGCGCCGATGACATCCTGCACCAGGTCGGCGCCTACCACCTAGCCAAGCGCACGTGGGGCACGCTGTCCGAGGGTGAGAAGAAGCGCGTCATCCTTGCCCGCGCGCTCATGGCCAACCCAGAGTTGCTCATCCTCGACGAGCCCTCCGCCGGCATGGACCTCGGCGGCCGCGAGGATCTCGTGGGGTACCTGGGTGATTTAGCCATGGACCCGGATGCCCCTGCCATCGTCATGATTACCCACCACGTGGAGGAAATCCCTTACGGATTTACCCATGCGATGATCCTTGATGAGGGTAAAGTCGTGGCCAAAGGACTCATTAACACGGTCCTCACGTCGAAGAACCTGTCCACAGCGTTCCACCAGCCCATTCAGGTGGACCGCATTGGGGATCGATACTTCGCCCGCCGCATTCGTTAGTCGGAACAGCCCTTGATAGCGCGTTAGCGGTATCAATGACATGGAAAGTTGCATGAGCCAGCCCTACCACGACGCCCTGGACGCCATCGACCATGGCGACACCACCGGCTTCAATGGTGCCCGCTTGGCGGCAACGGTGCTCCTGCTGCGTGATAGCCCCGATGGCCTCCGCGTGTGGATTCAAGAACGCGTGCACACCATGCGCACTTACCCCGGACACGTCGTTTTTCCCGGCGGGGGAGTCGACCCTCGTGATTTCCCGCCCCGATCCTGGGATTCTGGCGAGCTCTGGGCCGGGCAGTCCGTCATCTCGATGGCCCGACGCATGGGAGTGACCAAGTACAAGGCCCACGCCCTCGTCTTCGCCGCCGCCCGCGAGCTCTTCGAGGAAGCCGGCACTCTGCTGGCGATCCGCGAGGACGGCATCGTCTCCGATGCCTCGCGCTACCACCGAGAGCGCGAGCTTCTCGAAACCCACGAAATCTCCTTCACCGAGTTCTTGGCCCACAACGGCATGCGCGTCGACGCCGACATGCTCCTTCCGTGGTCTCGCTGGGCGGGGGAATTCAAGAACCACTGGTTTGACACCTTTTTCTTCATCGGGGTGCTCCCCG is a genomic window of Corynebacterium singulare containing:
- a CDS encoding ABC transporter ATP-binding protein, whose amino-acid sequence is MNLENQPTDEDWLIDFRGVELRRGGNTLVGPVDWQVELDERWVIIGPNGAGKTSLVRMASAEEFPSAGVAYLMGERLGKTDMRDLRAAIGISSAAVQHRIPDGERVDDLVISAGYAVLGRWREDYQDMDFSRADDILHQVGAYHLAKRTWGTLSEGEKKRVILARALMANPELLILDEPSAGMDLGGREDLVGYLGDLAMDPDAPAIVMITHHVEEIPYGFTHAMILDEGKVVAKGLINTVLTSKNLSTAFHQPIQVDRIGDRYFARRIR
- a CDS encoding NUDIX hydrolase, with the translated sequence MSQPYHDALDAIDHGDTTGFNGARLAATVLLLRDSPDGLRVWIQERVHTMRTYPGHVVFPGGGVDPRDFPPRSWDSGELWAGQSVISMARRMGVTKYKAHALVFAAARELFEEAGTLLAIREDGIVSDASRYHRERELLETHEISFTEFLAHNGMRVDADMLLPWSRWAGEFKNHWFDTFFFIGVLPEGQEPDGETGEADDAGWFDPQLVLDGWRAGLVRLAIPTWAQLKRLTSYATVKEVLDDASFSDLRPIIGDPEDDERYREYFTTSPIDRI